The segment TAATCAGTAGTGCTTTATAAAGGTTATTGAAAATGTCGCCCGCTCCACTCCTACTCAACACAATTTCACGTCGAGCGATGCAGCAGTAAGTTCACTCTATTAATTAATCCACGCCTCCATGCAGTGTCATTGGTGATCCTCTCCATTACTAACCTGAAAAGCAAGTCCACGGCTATCCCCACATCGCTCCTCCGCTCCTCAATATAATTAACTAAGTCCTCCTCATTAAGGCCCCTCCTTATCAAATCAATCAATTCAGGCGTAGGCTTAATCCTAAGGTACTGAGCATAATGAGTCGTTGCCAACACGGAATTAGTAATTGGTTCCCCGCCCCTCAATAAATCCAGGTATGGCTTTCCACACTCAATGCTGCTTAACCTATCCATAACAATTGATATATCGACGCCATTAGCCAATCGCTCCAGTAACTCCTCCATCAATGAATTAGCCTCCTCAAGGCACTCCATGATTACTCCCCCATTAATTGGCAATAATTAAGCATTATGTGAACCGCAAAGCAATTAATGATCGCTTATTATAAGAAGAGGTTTTCCACTAGGGATGGAATTGTAACATGCTAATTGTTAAATATCGGCTTGGTTAGGGATATTTGTGCTTCATAGTGCCGTTATAAATGTGGCTTTTTTCGCGGACTCGCTTCCTTGTTACACCAATATAGATGTATTCAGGGGATGGCATGTCTATGCCGCTGCTGGATTACGTAGGCAAGGTTTTAACGCAATTGCCGTTAATCTAAGTAATTGTNATGAAGTAATTGTGGATAACGTGGATGGCGTGCCCCTGATTAGAGTGCCGCTGGATATAGGTAAAGTAAGCTTAGTGAGGCGATTAAACTCAATTATAAGGAAAATGCTTGGATATGATTTGGAGCTAAATAATGCTTCGCTTACTTATGGTGACTTCCTGGACTTCCTTGTTAATTCCATTGAGAATCCAATACTCTACTTGCATGGGTATCACAGGAGAACCGAGGCCTGGATAGTTATGAGAAGGATAATGCGGAGAAGGATTCCAATGATTCTGCAGAACCACGCGTCAAAGCCTCCCTTTAATCTACATGGACGAAATATAGTGCGAAGATCGATATGGTATAGGCGGGAAAATGGGTTAAGGAGGATTCCTGGATTCTTCTTCGCATTAAGCGAGTTCGAGAAGCGGTACTTGGAGTCGCTTGGAGTTAGGCATGTCATGGTGAGAACCATGCCTACCGACTTTAACTTGATCAAGCCCCTCAATGAGTCGGTTAAGCGGGAGATTAGGAACAGGCACAACATGAGGGAGGACACGATCTACATCACAATGTATAGTGGAGGCATTGAGAGGGGCATTCACTATGTTCCGATAATCAGTGAAGCATTGAGGAGGAGGTTCGGCTCTAGCGTCGAATTAATGGTAATGGGCTCGCCCCCTAGGCTGGTTGAGTGGCTTAGGGGGAGGGGCGTTATGGCATTTCAGAGATTGCCCTACAAGGATTACCTGGAGGTTGTGAATGCGTCAGACCTATTCATAATGCCTGCACGGAGCGAGACTAAATATGGTGGAATAATGGTGTCCGTAATGGAGGCAATGGCTGCCGGCATCCCAGTCGTGTCGCCCACCTTGATTCATTTCCCGGATATTAGGCAAGTAAATAGGCTAGGGNGCTTAACTAGATTCGTTGATTCAGTTAATGATCTTAAATCATTCATTGATGAGGTGATTCATGTGATTGAGAACCTGGAATCATTTAATCCATGGCTGATACATGAACTGGGTAAAAGGCATTACTCCTGGGAAGCATTCACTGCGGACTTCAAGAGCGCGGTCTCTAGGCTGGGGACTTAATCATTTTGGGAGTTAATGCTTTTAAGCTTAATGAGGAGGCATAGATGGATAAGGTAATGAGTGATTGGGGCGGCTTCGACGTCCTTTTCTCGCCGTGGAGGTATGATTACATAAAGAGCGCCGTGCGGAACGAGTTGGGGTGCTTTATTTGTGATTATGCTAGGGATAATAATGACGATGATAATCTAGTTGTTTTCCGGGGAAGAAAGTGCCTCATCCTCATGAATAAGTATCCATATAACAGGGGACACATAATGATAGCTCCATATCGTCACGTTGCGTCCCTGGAGGATTTAAGCGATGAGGAACTAAAGGAATGCTCTCGATTACTTCTTGCAGCAATAACGGCGGAGAGCAGCATATTGGCTCCGGATGACTTCAATATAGGCATAAATGTGGGGAGAGTGGCGGGAGCCGGCTTAGAGGAGCACATGCATATCCATGTAATACCAAGGTGGATAGGCGACTCAAGCAATGTTCCCTCAACTTATGGATTCGACGCTGTGCTTAATGATATGAGGGAGATAATGCTTAAACTGAGGAGCAGGATAGGGGAGNTGATTAGCCATGATAGTGACGGCCAGGAAATTCATACCGCTTGAGACGAGGCTTCAGGACGTGAGGCAGCCCCTAATGGAGGCAACAAAATTAGTGGAGAGAATAGGGGAAGTAATTGATTCATTGATCAACGATATAGAGAAGAGGGGTAGCGTGACCAATATGGGGGTCTCATTGGCGCCCCTCAGCATAGGCAACATAAATGGATTGTTAGTGATCGTGTGGGCGATGATTCAATGATGCGCAGAATATATGTGAGCAATTTCAAGGCCATCACGGAGAAGGAAGTGGAGCTTCAGGGCGGCCTTAACTTGATTATTGGTCCCCCGGCATCAGGTAAGAGCAGCTTGCTGGAGGCCATGGCGTTCCTAATGCAGAGCCGCGGCGAGGATTGGTTAATAACGGAGGGCAATTACATGATAATACATGATCTTAATGATGTAATTAATGGAATGGATCCATCCAAGATCATGGGTCTCGGCCTAATTATTGATGTGGATGATTACGTGCAGAGCTTCCTGGAGCCCGGCGGGGTCAAGGCTAGAATGATAGAATATAGGTACATGTATAGATACGCTGATGGCTATATGGCCCAACTCATCAAGTTAGATGATGAGGAGACATTCTTCGAGAAGAGGGATGAAGCTGGATTAATGATTAGGCCAAGGCAAGTAAGGCTATGCACGCCTCCCTCCTACGTAATGCATGAGGATGCATTGGTGCCATGCGAGGACTCGCCGGAGATCGGTAGGGCGCAGGCTGCCTTATTCGCAATGCGGCAATCCCTGCGGGACAGGTTCTTCTTCATTGGTGAGAATAGGATTGCTTGGTGGAAGAGAACATTTGAAGTAACTGTTGATTTGCCAACCCACTCCGTTGGCGGCGATGGGCAATACACCACTCACTTCCTATCCATGTTGCTAACCAAGCCGGAGTATGGGGAGGCAGCCAATAGGCTTAAGCGTTTATTGGGTAAGTTAGGCATAGAGGACGTGACGGCGGGCTTCGTGGAGCCTAATCGGGTCTCGGGTTACCTATTAATGAGGGGTAAATGGGCTCCGCTCTACCATGCTGGTCTAGCAATTAAATCGGTGCTGCCGTTCTTGGTTCAATTAGCCATATCGCCCAGCGGCTCCACCGTCATGATTGATGGAATAGATGTGGGCCTAAACGAGGAGTGGCTGGAGATGATTACCGATATACTTATTGATGCTGGAAAAAACATCCAAGTAATAGCAACATCAAGATCCATGCCTAGAAACAACGGCCTGAACATAATCGAGATAAGCAAATAATCATAATCCCTCTTAATTCTAGGCCAGCAGTTAAACATAATATTTAGATCCCGATGGGGGTGCTCTTTAGGGCCTGAGGAATCATCAGTATAATTGTTTGGCAGATCTATAAATCAATTTGCCATTCTCGTCGAGCTTCTTAATTATGAGTCTCTTCTCGGTTAATTCCTCTATTATTGGGAGGAGACGCGC is part of the Thermocladium sp. ECH_B genome and harbors:
- a CDS encoding HIT family hydrolase: MSDWGGFDVLFSPWRYDYIKSAVRNELGCFICDYARDNNDDDNLVVFRGRKCLILMNKYPYNRGHIMIAPYRHVASLEDLSDEELKECSRLLLAAITAESSILAPDDFNIGINVGRVAGAGLEEHMHIHVIPRWIGDSSNVPSTYGFDAVLNDMREIMLKLRSRIGEXISHDSDGQEIHTA